A genomic window from Trueperella bialowiezensis includes:
- a CDS encoding nucleotidyl transferase AbiEii/AbiGii toxin family protein produces the protein MLSSSANQRRLIRESLDALEPYGFALAGSGAIREHGITARPTEDVDLFTVMEFKSDFAQAVLTLEAHLLDLGYNVKIYRQTATFCQLVVTDSTSGRFNVDLGIDWRQNQPTQFSVGPVLSQDDAVANKIAALYSRGEPRDYLDADAIRQSALYTDAELLALAQSSDPGFDLTMFTYRLRAVETIDYRRVEPYDIDPAEYERVQRRLISWAISIESAE, from the coding sequence ATGCTTTCCTCCAGCGCTAACCAACGCCGCCTCATCCGCGAGTCATTGGACGCACTTGAACCCTACGGCTTTGCACTCGCTGGGTCCGGGGCGATCCGTGAGCACGGGATCACCGCCCGGCCTACGGAAGACGTCGATTTGTTCACGGTGATGGAGTTCAAAAGCGATTTCGCTCAGGCGGTTCTCACCCTCGAAGCACATCTTCTTGATCTGGGCTACAACGTTAAGATCTATCGGCAAACGGCTACTTTCTGCCAGCTTGTCGTCACAGATAGCACGAGTGGGCGGTTCAATGTTGACCTCGGCATCGACTGGAGGCAAAACCAGCCTACGCAGTTCAGTGTAGGTCCTGTGCTCAGTCAGGACGACGCCGTCGCCAACAAGATTGCCGCGTTATATTCACGGGGCGAACCGCGAGACTACCTCGATGCCGATGCCATACGCCAATCTGCACTGTATACCGACGCCGAGCTACTAGCCCTAGCGCAAAGTTCCGATCCTGGTTTTGACCTCACCATGTTCACCTACCGGCTACGAGCAGTTGAAACCATCGACTATCGGCGAGTCGAGCCCTATGACATCGACCCCGCAGAATATGAACGTGTGCAGCGCCGCCTCATCAGTTGGGCCATCAGCATTGAAAGCGCCGAGTAA
- the casA gene encoding type I-E CRISPR-associated protein Cse1/CasA yields MFSLLDEPWIKCVDIDGKQLTVGIKNVFDGSQNIYRIQGDSPAQNYALTRLLLAVFWRAHHPETEVRPGSTYEHRKWFEETREDLRRAGRDEAVLEYLRQFESRFHLLDVKHPFMQVADLHTSEGVIKPVTLIVPEIKDDYFSMRAGSERDSLSFDEAARWLVYLQAYDYRGVKTGAVGDPRVKKGKGYPNQPAWTGMTGGTLVIGRDLLETLVLNTPQEALINPNDKPVWERNPDGPGERSTVGEPKEPQGAADLATWQSRRVRLYFEGDRVTGVLVALGDLTPDKGKNVFGDPMTPYRYSPAQSKKGQDIYYPRPYDVERTIWRAFDALVVTATDGGFSTKAKAPKRPLNLSSLATLARQVEGIPKVLNVELVSIAYGSNQSSVATTYSSTISMPTILLLQESRHLRNKVRAAVTATTQAALALEKFEGNLLIAAGLCPKDDDGRLKSKENDHIPKGTPTDRLLTELEPHFNHWLRQLASLTPEEASTDSNRLEELEASWQSTVRSKVEDEARIALRGAGPRALVGKLVKASKESPKELVSAAEYYQRLLLDLDEHLPKTARNKTMNHENTEESA; encoded by the coding sequence ATGTTTTCTTTACTAGATGAGCCATGGATCAAATGTGTGGACATCGATGGGAAGCAGTTAACCGTCGGAATCAAAAACGTTTTTGACGGCTCTCAGAACATCTACCGGATCCAGGGGGATTCGCCAGCGCAAAACTACGCATTGACCAGGTTGTTGCTCGCGGTTTTTTGGCGTGCCCACCACCCCGAAACCGAGGTGCGGCCGGGAAGCACCTACGAGCACCGGAAATGGTTTGAAGAAACGCGTGAGGACTTGCGCCGTGCTGGACGGGACGAAGCCGTCCTTGAATATCTCAGGCAATTCGAGTCTAGATTCCATCTGCTCGATGTGAAACACCCGTTCATGCAGGTGGCTGATCTACACACGAGCGAAGGCGTGATCAAACCAGTAACACTGATTGTTCCGGAAATTAAAGATGATTATTTCTCGATGCGTGCTGGAAGCGAACGCGATTCGCTCAGCTTCGATGAAGCTGCACGTTGGCTTGTCTATCTCCAAGCTTACGATTATCGAGGCGTCAAAACAGGTGCGGTCGGTGATCCCCGGGTTAAAAAGGGAAAGGGCTATCCTAATCAGCCTGCTTGGACAGGTATGACTGGTGGAACGCTGGTGATCGGAAGAGATCTGTTAGAAACACTCGTGCTGAACACGCCTCAAGAAGCACTCATCAACCCAAATGATAAACCAGTGTGGGAACGCAATCCCGATGGCCCTGGTGAGCGCTCCACCGTTGGAGAACCGAAAGAACCGCAGGGGGCAGCAGATCTTGCTACGTGGCAGTCGCGCCGTGTACGTCTGTACTTCGAAGGAGATAGGGTTACGGGTGTTCTCGTAGCACTCGGTGATCTTACTCCTGACAAAGGCAAGAACGTTTTTGGCGATCCCATGACCCCGTACCGATACTCTCCCGCTCAATCTAAGAAAGGTCAGGATATCTACTATCCACGCCCTTACGATGTGGAACGGACGATATGGCGTGCCTTTGATGCTCTTGTAGTGACAGCAACAGACGGCGGCTTTAGCACTAAGGCCAAAGCGCCCAAGCGTCCGCTCAATCTCAGCAGTCTGGCGACTCTTGCTCGGCAAGTTGAGGGCATCCCAAAAGTTTTGAACGTTGAACTCGTATCGATCGCCTACGGATCAAACCAGTCATCGGTTGCCACAACATATTCTTCCACGATAAGCATGCCAACGATCCTTCTTTTGCAAGAATCACGGCATCTTCGAAATAAGGTACGCGCAGCTGTAACTGCTACTACGCAAGCCGCACTGGCGCTCGAAAAATTTGAGGGAAATCTACTCATTGCTGCGGGCTTGTGTCCTAAGGACGATGACGGACGTCTCAAATCTAAAGAGAATGACCACATTCCCAAAGGCACGCCCACCGACCGCCTGCTGACAGAACTCGAGCCTCACTTTAATCACTGGCTCCGGCAGCTGGCTAGCCTCACCCCAGAGGAAGCAAGCACAGATAGTAACCGTCTCGAAGAACTGGAAGCTAGCTGGCAAAGCACGGTGCGTAGCAAAGTTGAAGACGAGGCGCGCATAGCTTTACGCGGTGCCGGGCCGCGAGCACTCGTCGGCAAACTCGTGAAGGCGTCAAAAGAATCACCGAAGGAACTTGTCTCCGCAGCCGAATATTATCAGCGCTTGCTACTCGATTTGGACGAACACCTTCCTAAAACAGCAAGGAACAAAACTATGAACCATGAAAACACGGAGGAGAGTGCATAA
- the cas2e gene encoding type I-E CRISPR-associated endoribonuclease Cas2e — protein sequence MIVLQLTAVPAGLRGDLTKWLMEIAPGVFVGNPSARIRELVWERTVELCKDGRAIMVCSADTEQGMTFRTHRHAWVPTDFDGLTLMMRPDNSSKSKATERRTGWSTARHARKKRR from the coding sequence ATGATTGTCCTTCAGCTCACTGCAGTTCCCGCCGGTCTTCGTGGCGATCTTACGAAGTGGCTGATGGAGATTGCACCCGGCGTCTTTGTCGGAAATCCGAGTGCTCGTATCCGGGAACTGGTGTGGGAAAGAACTGTGGAACTGTGCAAAGACGGACGAGCGATTATGGTCTGTTCCGCCGATACCGAGCAGGGGATGACGTTCCGGACCCACCGTCATGCGTGGGTTCCTACAGATTTTGACGGTTTAACTCTGATGATGCGCCCGGATAATTCGTCTAAGTCCAAAGCAACAGAAAGACGCACCGGGTGGTCTACCGCTCGGCATGCTCGGAAGAAGCGGAGGTAA
- a CDS encoding transcriptional regulator produces MSDRIRIADTKPYDVPSSLEALHGPGLGGVLHLGHEIIWAPHSQTIHLATLDDATFAYTAIINEATAADQERLLNKDLLLEVWPALTLPWRVYELWEERFPELPRNELSHAFLQR; encoded by the coding sequence ATGAGCGATCGCATCCGTATTGCTGACACGAAACCCTACGACGTGCCGTCTTCGCTGGAGGCTCTCCACGGCCCGGGTTTAGGAGGGGTTCTTCACCTCGGTCACGAGATTATCTGGGCTCCACACTCGCAAACCATTCACCTGGCGACTTTAGACGACGCCACCTTCGCCTACACGGCTATCATCAACGAGGCAACCGCTGCCGACCAAGAGCGCTTGCTAAACAAGGATCTGCTGCTGGAGGTATGGCCCGCATTAACCTTGCCGTGGCGAGTATATGAGCTTTGGGAGGAGCGTTTCCCGGAGCTGCCGAGGAACGAGTTGAGCCATGCTTTCCTCCAGCGCTAA
- the cas5e gene encoding type I-E CRISPR-associated protein Cas5/CasD, with product MAHSLLLLLKGPLQSWGDESRYKIRATGTTPSKSGVIGILASALGRDRCEPVDDLVQLEFAVRIDQPGSLLRDYQTAQPWQDKPNANANLVVRYFLSDAAFVAALGSEDRAWIEDLQRALREPAYPLFLGRRSCPAPANLDLGITDQPPVDALLNHEEWYATAAHKKESARIVELPIYRDGRPGEQGEARQDIPVSFSQNHRKYDWRTVVYAGSRTVENGLCQASDPFFNEVIS from the coding sequence ATGGCACATTCCCTTCTTCTCTTGCTGAAAGGCCCGTTGCAGTCTTGGGGCGATGAATCTAGGTACAAGATTAGAGCTACTGGCACTACACCATCTAAATCTGGCGTGATCGGCATATTAGCGTCAGCGTTGGGAAGAGATCGCTGCGAACCCGTAGATGATCTTGTACAGCTCGAGTTTGCAGTTCGGATCGATCAACCTGGATCGCTGTTGCGTGATTACCAAACTGCACAGCCCTGGCAAGACAAGCCGAACGCCAACGCCAACCTGGTCGTTCGTTACTTCCTTTCAGATGCTGCTTTCGTGGCTGCATTAGGTAGTGAAGACCGTGCCTGGATCGAAGACCTTCAGCGAGCTCTTCGAGAACCTGCGTACCCGCTTTTCCTCGGGCGCCGCTCTTGCCCGGCACCGGCAAATCTGGATCTGGGGATCACCGATCAACCGCCTGTTGATGCTCTCCTTAATCACGAAGAATGGTATGCAACAGCCGCTCACAAAAAGGAATCCGCACGGATCGTGGAACTTCCCATCTACCGTGACGGGAGACCGGGAGAACAAGGCGAAGCCCGGCAAGACATCCCAGTTTCTTTCTCCCAAAATCATCGTAAATACGATTGGAGAACGGTTGTCTATGCCGGTTCTCGCACAGTGGAGAACGGGTTGTGCCAAGCATCCGATCCTTTCTTTAACGAGGTGATCTCGTAA
- the cas3 gene encoding CRISPR-associated helicase Cas3' codes for MDIAKQAEDWLNSLSPEAHSLWAKSGTEDAYLRLPQHLIDAACVAEWLWEHWVSDSLKRSLASTWKLSESDTKTLYIFYAGTHDVGKATVSFQRLVEHRENSSYLLQPIYDVGLSLDWPEDEGANTKFPHGTASAGFIKKWLRAQGVSMPVAARMASVADAHHGFTTDTCVLAHFEEVIEHRNTEFDTVAIEFIEAMAQITDIFSVLPNVPEITSDACQLMTGLLIMADWIASNEEAFPYDFIAPQPVRVKQGMSAVDLPPSWDPVAPLSNAQEFFTRTFDWDESATVRPIQQAAVEIARAATGPTLMIIEAPTGEGKTEAGLAAAHVLGEKSGAQGVFVAAPTMATANGLFERITEWARRSSKSGSVASMYLAHSKNRLYNQFQQLRRRPLGKQTAGQGSHSDQEENKGDLVANQWLSGSRRGMLSNFVVGTVDQVLMMVLKVRFSMLRHVALAGKVVIIDEVHAYDAYMSQYLYRALEWLARYGASVILMSATLPPQQRLALASAYRKQIPHDVDEPVCALDSSFYPLVSVVDGEGVRSVEVSPRPDDAQISVRRIADDLATLSELVGDLLTDGGIALVICNTIKRAQEAYRSLQVDFAGEIELHHSAFIASHRSAKEDALREKLGPTARRGKGRPLRQVIVATQVAEQSLDIDADVLITDIAPVDLIIQRAGRLHRHSRPVEDRPEKVRTPKMFIRGIEDDGEVPAFDRGAVHIYGKKLLLATMAHLPEAINRPSGVPQLVREVYSEEPDIPAAWQVQWEEACEKADAERSAKETRAKTFRFPSPSNAAELELLFDKIHNDSPDLNGEQGGSAQVRDSEFTIEVIAIQPTANGYRAFGSDSEVLNGVLPTYSQDLDLAGNSLRLPAWTTRSDTDFNSVIDSLEANTPGEWASSGLLSGQVALNFDESGIANLGKYRVEYDPEIGLAVSTDETR; via the coding sequence GTGGACATCGCAAAGCAGGCAGAGGACTGGTTGAACTCACTAAGCCCGGAAGCACACTCACTGTGGGCTAAATCGGGCACGGAGGATGCTTACCTGCGACTTCCTCAGCATCTCATCGACGCCGCATGTGTAGCGGAATGGCTCTGGGAGCATTGGGTTTCTGATTCGCTCAAACGCTCGCTGGCAAGCACATGGAAACTCAGCGAATCCGATACCAAGACCCTCTACATTTTCTACGCCGGCACGCACGACGTCGGTAAAGCGACCGTGTCTTTCCAACGCTTAGTTGAGCACCGCGAAAACTCTAGTTACCTGTTGCAGCCCATCTACGACGTCGGTCTTTCACTTGACTGGCCAGAAGACGAGGGAGCGAACACCAAATTTCCCCATGGCACAGCCTCGGCGGGGTTCATCAAAAAGTGGTTGAGAGCGCAGGGCGTGTCTATGCCGGTAGCTGCTCGCATGGCCAGCGTCGCCGATGCTCACCACGGCTTCACTACCGATACTTGTGTCTTGGCCCATTTTGAAGAAGTCATAGAGCACCGAAATACGGAATTCGATACCGTCGCAATTGAATTCATCGAGGCCATGGCTCAGATAACAGATATTTTCTCGGTACTACCAAACGTGCCGGAGATAACTTCCGACGCCTGCCAGCTCATGACGGGCTTGCTCATCATGGCCGACTGGATCGCCTCCAACGAGGAGGCATTCCCCTACGATTTCATCGCCCCTCAGCCTGTGAGGGTGAAACAAGGAATGAGCGCGGTGGATCTGCCACCATCGTGGGATCCGGTTGCACCTCTCTCTAACGCGCAGGAGTTTTTTACTCGCACCTTCGACTGGGATGAATCTGCGACGGTGCGGCCCATCCAGCAGGCCGCCGTTGAGATCGCCCGCGCGGCTACTGGCCCCACCCTCATGATCATCGAGGCGCCAACGGGCGAAGGAAAGACGGAGGCGGGGCTCGCAGCTGCCCATGTGCTAGGTGAGAAGTCGGGAGCTCAAGGCGTTTTTGTTGCGGCTCCCACTATGGCAACCGCGAACGGACTTTTTGAACGCATCACGGAATGGGCTCGCCGAAGCTCCAAAAGTGGAAGCGTGGCTTCGATGTACCTTGCCCACTCGAAAAACAGGCTCTATAACCAGTTTCAGCAGCTTCGGCGTCGGCCTTTAGGAAAGCAAACAGCCGGCCAAGGTAGCCACTCGGATCAGGAGGAAAATAAGGGTGATCTGGTGGCCAACCAGTGGCTCTCGGGCTCGCGTCGGGGCATGCTTTCGAATTTCGTAGTGGGCACTGTTGATCAAGTGCTCATGATGGTGCTAAAGGTTCGGTTCTCGATGCTGCGCCACGTCGCGTTAGCTGGAAAAGTTGTCATCATCGACGAAGTGCACGCCTACGACGCCTACATGTCACAGTATCTCTACCGAGCACTCGAGTGGCTCGCGCGGTACGGCGCCAGCGTGATTCTCATGTCGGCAACTTTGCCGCCGCAGCAGCGGTTGGCGCTCGCTTCCGCGTATCGCAAGCAGATTCCCCACGACGTCGATGAGCCGGTTTGCGCCCTCGACTCGAGTTTCTATCCCCTGGTGAGCGTCGTTGACGGCGAGGGAGTTCGTTCAGTGGAGGTGTCTCCGCGCCCTGACGACGCCCAGATTTCTGTTCGTCGTATAGCCGATGACCTCGCCACCCTATCCGAGCTTGTAGGTGATCTCCTCACTGACGGCGGAATTGCGCTGGTAATCTGCAATACCATCAAACGCGCCCAGGAAGCGTACCGCTCGTTGCAGGTGGATTTTGCAGGTGAGATAGAACTGCATCACTCCGCGTTTATCGCCTCCCACCGAAGCGCGAAAGAGGACGCACTCCGTGAAAAACTCGGGCCAACTGCACGGCGCGGTAAGGGCAGGCCACTACGGCAAGTTATCGTAGCCACTCAGGTTGCTGAACAGAGTCTGGATATTGATGCGGACGTGCTGATCACCGATATCGCGCCAGTCGACCTCATCATCCAGCGCGCCGGGCGTCTGCATCGCCATTCGCGCCCGGTCGAGGATCGCCCGGAGAAAGTGCGCACGCCCAAGATGTTTATACGAGGGATAGAGGACGACGGCGAGGTCCCCGCTTTTGACCGCGGTGCGGTACACATTTACGGAAAGAAGCTCCTTTTGGCCACCATGGCTCACCTCCCTGAGGCGATTAATCGGCCTTCAGGGGTGCCACAACTAGTCCGCGAAGTCTATTCGGAAGAACCCGATATTCCCGCGGCGTGGCAGGTTCAATGGGAAGAGGCGTGCGAAAAAGCTGATGCCGAGCGCTCAGCCAAAGAAACACGGGCAAAGACGTTCCGTTTTCCTTCCCCCTCCAACGCTGCTGAGCTGGAGCTTTTGTTCGACAAGATTCACAACGATTCTCCCGATCTTAACGGCGAACAAGGTGGCTCAGCCCAAGTGCGAGACTCAGAATTCACCATCGAAGTGATCGCCATCCAGCCAACAGCCAACGGATACCGCGCATTCGGCTCGGACTCAGAGGTGCTCAACGGCGTTTTACCCACCTACAGCCAGGATCTCGATCTTGCGGGCAATTCTTTGCGCCTCCCTGCTTGGACCACGCGAAGCGATACGGATTTCAACTCCGTTATCGATTCTCTGGAGGCGAATACACCTGGAGAATGGGCATCGTCCGGTTTGCTTAGCGGGCAAGTCGCTTTGAATTTTGATGAATCCGGGATAGCCAATCTCGGCAAGTATCGCGTGGAATACGATCCCGAGATTGGCTTAGCCGTGAGCACTGATGAAACCCGCTAG
- the cas6e gene encoding type I-E CRISPR-associated protein Cas6/Cse3/CasE — protein sequence MTTFTRLQLNPARRQARKYLTNPQALHAAVMASFPRDVDQNNERILWRLDQRGEQHLLYVVGPEKPRAAHIVEEAGWEIRPQETADYDRLLERLAEGQVWNFELLANPTKSINRGRERRGKVVAHLSVPEQIKWLLGKAESIGVDVGSLEHPTFNVTESKTLNFSKAIGTEGKRRRVHLVTARYAGRLKVTDAEKLRSALVNGVGRAKGYGCGLITLARGQE from the coding sequence ATGACTACATTTACCCGGCTGCAACTAAACCCCGCACGCCGCCAAGCTCGAAAATATCTCACCAATCCGCAAGCACTGCACGCCGCTGTGATGGCAAGTTTCCCCAGAGATGTCGATCAGAATAATGAGCGAATCCTGTGGCGGCTTGACCAGCGCGGCGAGCAGCACCTCCTCTACGTCGTCGGGCCGGAAAAACCGAGAGCCGCACACATAGTTGAAGAGGCGGGCTGGGAGATCCGACCGCAGGAAACTGCGGATTACGATCGCCTTCTCGAGCGCTTAGCCGAAGGGCAAGTGTGGAACTTCGAGCTTCTAGCAAACCCCACAAAAAGCATTAATCGTGGGCGCGAGCGGCGCGGAAAAGTGGTGGCGCATCTCAGTGTTCCCGAGCAAATCAAATGGCTGCTCGGGAAGGCCGAGTCAATCGGCGTCGACGTTGGTTCTTTGGAGCACCCCACCTTTAACGTGACCGAAAGCAAAACACTAAACTTCAGCAAGGCGATTGGAACCGAAGGCAAGCGCAGGAGAGTACATCTCGTTACTGCGCGCTATGCGGGACGTTTAAAGGTGACGGACGCCGAAAAGCTACGATCTGCTTTGGTCAACGGCGTGGGGCGCGCAAAAGGATACGGTTGCGGCTTGATCACGCTTGCTAGAGGGCAGGAGTAG
- a CDS encoding immunity 70 family protein, with product MVVGLNTDGYWFTIGSGDFFNSFFSTVVVNLESGRWGSRFPMIMNGLYRGKVEANDVEPTLVELAQIREEFRALPPTSVVWDFEDRSKQPPWGDDVADNITDLSNYFVTSNGEDLFEVIEEGLQKAKQYGWPIEVESL from the coding sequence ATGGTTGTCGGATTGAACACGGACGGCTACTGGTTCACTATCGGTTCGGGAGATTTCTTTAATTCGTTCTTTTCCACTGTGGTGGTCAATCTCGAAAGCGGGAGATGGGGTAGCCGGTTTCCAATGATCATGAACGGGCTTTACCGCGGCAAGGTTGAGGCGAACGACGTCGAACCGACACTGGTTGAACTTGCTCAAATTCGGGAGGAGTTTCGCGCGTTGCCGCCGACCAGTGTGGTGTGGGATTTCGAGGACCGGAGCAAACAGCCGCCCTGGGGAGACGACGTCGCTGACAACATCACCGATCTGTCCAACTATTTCGTGACCAGCAACGGCGAGGACCTGTTCGAGGTGATCGAGGAAGGCCTGCAGAAAGCGAAACAGTACGGCTGGCCGATCGAAGTTGAAAGCTTATAA
- the cas7e gene encoding type I-E CRISPR-associated protein Cas7/Cse4/CasC — MTLVVDIHALHTIPPSLINRDDTGAPKSAIFGGVPRQRVSSQSWKRAIRKYFGQKIGKDRLGLRSKKLPEIIGARVLEIAPDFGLDNAVEGVKSLFEETKITIVKPKSGKDTKKDSKNQSPYPTTEALLFLSPHQIERAAQEIVAARGEKISEKDAAEILDTRHSIDMAMFGRMLAKPAAFSVDAAVQVAHAIGVHESQPEFDFFTAVDDVVENADETGAGMMGTVQMMSSTLYRFATVNVDGLAANLGDVELALPATNMFIRAFIESMPTGKQNTFANNTLPELVYVAIRDTRSVSLVNAFEDPVEGKDGTRRQAAARALAQEAREIEETYGMKPIGSFVLATGGLDEAFGDFAEKVNLPELGERVLDVLSSAKEE; from the coding sequence ATGACACTCGTAGTAGACATTCACGCCCTGCACACCATTCCGCCGAGCCTTATTAATCGAGATGATACGGGAGCACCGAAATCAGCAATTTTCGGCGGTGTACCGCGCCAGCGGGTTTCTTCCCAGTCATGGAAACGCGCCATCAGGAAATACTTTGGACAGAAGATAGGTAAAGACAGATTAGGCCTACGCTCCAAAAAGCTCCCAGAGATCATCGGTGCGCGAGTATTGGAAATCGCTCCAGATTTCGGTCTCGATAATGCCGTCGAAGGGGTGAAAAGCCTGTTTGAGGAAACTAAAATCACAATTGTTAAGCCTAAGTCCGGCAAGGATACTAAAAAAGACTCCAAGAACCAATCACCATATCCCACCACTGAGGCCCTCCTGTTTCTCAGCCCCCATCAAATTGAACGCGCGGCACAGGAAATTGTCGCAGCCAGAGGTGAAAAGATCTCGGAGAAAGATGCCGCGGAGATCCTCGACACCAGGCATTCCATCGACATGGCGATGTTTGGGCGCATGCTCGCAAAGCCTGCCGCATTCAGTGTCGATGCTGCTGTTCAGGTGGCTCATGCGATCGGCGTACACGAATCGCAGCCCGAGTTCGATTTCTTCACTGCGGTAGACGACGTCGTTGAAAACGCCGACGAGACCGGTGCTGGAATGATGGGCACGGTACAGATGATGTCTTCCACTCTCTACCGCTTCGCTACTGTCAATGTTGATGGCCTGGCAGCAAACCTTGGAGACGTAGAATTGGCCCTCCCAGCAACAAACATGTTTATCAGGGCATTCATCGAATCGATGCCCACGGGAAAGCAGAATACTTTCGCAAATAACACACTCCCTGAGCTTGTCTACGTGGCGATCCGAGATACGAGATCCGTTTCGCTCGTCAACGCTTTCGAAGATCCAGTCGAAGGCAAGGACGGCACCAGACGGCAGGCAGCGGCTCGTGCACTCGCGCAGGAAGCTCGGGAGATCGAAGAGACCTACGGCATGAAACCGATTGGCTCCTTCGTTCTCGCCACCGGAGGTCTAGACGAAGCATTCGGCGACTTCGCAGAAAAAGTCAATCTCCCGGAACTCGGCGAAAGAGTTCTCGATGTGCTCTCCTCAGCCAAGGAGGAATAA
- the cas1e gene encoding type I-E CRISPR-associated endonuclease Cas1e — MENRLSFLYVERAVINRDGNALTIQDERGIVHVPATQIGVVLMGPGTKVTYAAMALLGDAGTSVVWVGEKGVRYYAHGRPAAKTAKFAEAHAKIWSNQRSRLRCARRMYAKRFPGENIKTFTMAQLRGREGARMKTIYAVEAQRTGVPWTKRSYDPNDFDSGDPINRALTEASAALYGIAHAVIVGLGCIPSLGIIHSGTDRSFVFDIADLYKAEIAIPAAVEAVAASAEGDDLNVRRRVRDKVVSARLMQRMTRDLQELMELPEEDSYADVDLFLWSELEPVPAGTNWDFGALQ; from the coding sequence ATGGAGAACCGGCTTTCCTTCCTTTACGTTGAACGGGCCGTGATCAACCGAGACGGTAATGCGCTTACTATCCAAGACGAGCGCGGAATCGTCCACGTACCGGCCACCCAGATCGGCGTCGTCCTCATGGGCCCTGGAACCAAGGTGACCTATGCGGCGATGGCGTTGCTGGGTGACGCCGGTACGTCGGTGGTGTGGGTAGGCGAGAAGGGGGTGCGATATTATGCGCACGGGCGCCCCGCCGCGAAAACCGCGAAGTTTGCTGAAGCCCACGCAAAAATCTGGTCGAATCAGCGTTCGAGATTGCGGTGTGCTCGGCGGATGTACGCAAAACGCTTTCCCGGCGAGAACATCAAAACCTTCACGATGGCTCAGCTTCGCGGCCGAGAAGGCGCTCGGATGAAGACGATCTATGCGGTAGAAGCGCAGCGCACGGGAGTTCCCTGGACGAAGCGTTCCTACGATCCCAATGATTTCGATTCGGGAGACCCCATCAACCGCGCACTGACGGAAGCATCCGCTGCTTTGTACGGCATCGCGCATGCCGTGATTGTAGGGCTCGGTTGTATTCCCTCGTTGGGAATCATTCACTCGGGCACGGATCGCTCTTTCGTTTTCGACATTGCCGATCTTTACAAGGCAGAGATCGCTATACCGGCTGCGGTTGAAGCGGTGGCTGCGTCTGCAGAAGGCGACGATCTGAATGTACGACGCCGGGTACGAGACAAGGTTGTTAGTGCTCGGCTGATGCAGCGAATGACTCGGGATTTGCAGGAACTCATGGAGCTGCCAGAAGAAGATTCGTATGCGGACGTAGATCTGTTTTTGTGGAGCGAACTCGAACCTGTTCCCGCTGGAACGAATTGGGATTTCGGGGCGCTGCAATGA
- the casB gene encoding type I-E CRISPR-associated protein Cse2/CasB, translating to MEQPQPAATAGNSRIEDSPVKGRTRNHLARAIHATCSRLQEAYFSDPNSQRHRAARATLAELRRYSSLDLRANPLAVGQVLFVMQEEFSEKLVGKGDAPTPSEKAAYVSLTLFAIHMQSASEPAHVSGIGFARACGRLHAKIASGSVKARVDAMLLASNEDARLVHIRSLVSLLRSNNLGFDYARLATDLRALASIEKRPGVQLRWGRDFAWGYDEQCKTQSDSTRPNQD from the coding sequence ATGGAGCAACCACAGCCTGCTGCCACTGCAGGCAACTCCAGAATCGAGGATTCCCCAGTAAAGGGAAGAACGCGCAACCATCTCGCTAGGGCTATCCATGCCACTTGCTCAAGGTTGCAAGAGGCCTATTTCTCGGATCCGAACTCTCAGCGGCATCGCGCTGCTCGGGCCACACTTGCTGAGCTGCGGCGGTATTCAAGCTTGGATCTCCGAGCAAATCCCCTTGCCGTTGGGCAGGTGCTGTTCGTGATGCAAGAAGAGTTCAGTGAAAAACTGGTAGGAAAAGGGGACGCTCCAACACCGTCGGAGAAAGCAGCCTACGTATCACTCACTTTGTTCGCCATCCACATGCAATCGGCGTCCGAGCCTGCTCATGTAAGCGGTATCGGCTTCGCTCGAGCCTGTGGCAGATTGCACGCGAAGATCGCTTCCGGATCAGTGAAGGCTCGAGTTGATGCCATGCTGCTTGCCAGCAATGAGGATGCTCGGCTCGTACATATTCGCTCGCTCGTTTCTCTTCTCCGGTCAAATAATCTGGGTTTCGACTACGCTCGGTTAGCCACCGATCTTCGAGCCTTAGCATCCATTGAAAAGCGCCCCGGCGTCCAATTGCGCTGGGGAAGGGATTTTGCCTGGGGATACGACGAACAATGCAAAACTCAGTCCGACTCTACACGACCAAACCAAGATTAA